Proteins encoded in a region of the Micropterus dolomieu isolate WLL.071019.BEF.003 ecotype Adirondacks linkage group LG09, ASM2129224v1, whole genome shotgun sequence genome:
- the sdc3 gene encoding syndecan-3, giving the protein MKLPWLLALAALLAHAATGQTWSPSIDDDGSTRDEFYDDEDLYSGSGSGFPDISMRPTSVGVSFTTEEPLLLSTTQATGPAPSASPAAEPSPNPEETTTTLLTTEADGESGVFSVGEREENEMEVEREREKEQEREKERERERERVREMEREKEREREREREREREREREKERERQRERELERERELERIRAAAQTTAAPRSPAAVPVVTTNPAISPVESAAPSAGLDDLSTTEEEEDFNMSPEPTSFYIGFDMETTTEEDMPTTAETTPEPTTAAPTTTTITTTVKTRFPFRPRVPSTTATQAVPTEKTTRPQQPTTTQDGNNDVGAAGPSGDFEIRDDRRNDLGQGVMPVDPDLIGNTVDGGSSAAQLPQKNILERKEVLIAVIVGGVVGALFAAFLVMLLVYRMKKKDEGSYTLEEPKQATVTYQKPDKQEEFYA; this is encoded by the exons GGACAGACTTGGTCGCCGTCTATCGATGATGACGGCTCGACGAGAGATGAGTTCTACGATGATGAGGACCTCTACTCGGGCTCGGGCTCTGGCT TTCCTGATATCAGTATGAGGCCAACATCGGTGGGTGTGTCCTTCACCACGGAAGAGCCCCTCCTCCTTTCCACCACCCAGGCCACCGGGCCCGCCCCTTCCGCCTCACCTGCAGCTGAGCCGAGCCCCAACCCAGAGGAAACTACCACCACCCTGCTGACCACCGAGGCCGATGGCGAGAGCGGTGTGTTCTcggtaggagagagagaggagaatgagatggaggtagagagagagagagagaaagagcaagagag ggagaaagagagggaaagagagagggagcgggTCCGGGaaatggagagggagaaggagagggagagagagcgcgagCGAGAGAGGGAGCGTGAGCGAGAgcgtgagaaagagagagagaggcagagagagcgtgagcttgaaagagagagagagctggagcgAATCAGGGCCGCCGCCCAGACCACAGCCGCCCCACGATCCCCTGCTGCAGTCCCCGTGGTGACCACCAATCCGGCAATCAGCCCTGTGGAAAGTGCAGCGCCCTCTGCCGGCTTGGACGACCTGagcaccacagaagaagaagaggactTCAACATGTCACCCGAACCTACATCGTTTTACATAGGCTTCGACATGGAAACCACCACAGAGGAAGACATGCCCACCACAGCTGAGACCACCCCTGAGCCCACCACAGCTGCACCTACCACCACCACGATCACCACCACTGTCAAGACCAGGTTCCCCTTCAGGCCCAGGGTTCCAAGTACGACAGCCACTCAGGCAGTGCCAACAGAGAAAACAACCCGCCCACAGCAGCCCACAACTACACAG GATGGTAACAATGATGTGGGTGCTGCAGGACCAAGTGGAGATTTCGAGATCCGAGATGATCGCCGTAATGATCTTGGTCAAGGTGTAATGCCAGTGGATCCTGATCTGATCGGCAACACGGTGGACGGAGGAAGCTCTGCCGCCCAGCTGCCACAGAAGAACATcctggagagaaaagaggtCTTGATAG cGGTGATAGTGGGAGGAGTGGTGGGCGCCTTGTTTGCTGCCTTCCTGGTTATGTTGCTGGTGTACAGGATGAAGAAGAAGGACGAGGGAAGCTACACACTGGAGGAACCTAAACAAGCCACCGTCACCTACCAGAAACCAGACAAGCAGGAGGAGTTTTACGCATAA
- the LOC123976797 gene encoding homeobox protein Hox-B2a-like produces MDADCDLAEDFDCPSLLCEELVDLQTKNGQGSMRRRRRREGEEDVFNQSEDEEAERKLLLLKVVVSEEELMATDGEEEEQVKPESRLGTEEAREVQKGTMADKQEDKDTKSLEEKDVKKKSRKRRGKKLSERVRNRKALKDAGERFEEDKKSQIQEASVMSSEESLALSVPPIGLMNSCDLSDPVYLCSGETGLYCPPAPIPLLYSSQPPVPFQAAPPQPHGTKRPYSPLLPHSLPHQGPQPLEMEITQVYSTRRSIRYCGRGRGRALSFPLLPGLETVDSYLLPPAPKKKTRTLYSTDQLEHLEALFQEDHYPDAEKRKVIAASVGVTPQRIMVWFQNRRAKWRKVERSITAKVEHRPGRAECSSSSPHHQLNCTLATNSKGPPAFTGHFATQMPQLTPVAPSYPTLSNQTPPSYDNLLASLSSPGLRISDIFLNLPSFLFPESGCLCAKLEVLPSGEIKLDECNP; encoded by the exons ATGGACGCCGACTGTGATTTGGCCGAAGATTTTG ACTGTCCAAGTCTTCTGTGTGAGGAACTGGTGGATTTGCAAACAAAGAATGGCCAAGGGAGtatgagaaggaggaggaggagagaaggagaggaggacgtgTTTAATCAGAGTGAAGATGAAGAGGCAGAAAGAAAGTTATTGTTGTTGAAAGTTGTTGTATCAGAAGAGGAACTGATGGCGACAgatggagaagaggaggagcaggtgaAGCCAGAGAGTAGGCTGGGGACGGAGGAGGCACGGGAGGTGCAGAAGGGAACAATGGCTGATAAGCAAGAGGACAAAGACACTAAAAGTCTAGAAGAGAAAGATGTGAAAAAAAAGAGTAGGAAGAGGCGAGGTAAAAAGTTAAGTGAGCGAGTGAGAAACAGGAAAGCTTTAAAAGATGCTGGTGAGCGGTTTGAGGAGGACAAGAAGAGTCAGATACAGGAGGCTTCAGTGATGAGCTCAGAGGAGAGCCTGGCTCTGTCGGTGCCTCCCATTGGACTGATGAACAGCTGCGACTTGTCTGATCCAGTCTACCTGTGTAGTGGGGAGACAGGGCTGTATTGCCCTCCAGCCCCCATTCCCCTGTTGTACTCCTCACAACCTCCAGTCCCATTCCAGGCTGCACCTCCTCAACCCCACGGGACAAAAAGGCCATACAGCCCCCTTCTACCTCACAGTCTCCCCCACCAGGGTCCACAGCCTCTCGAG ATGGAGATAACCCAGGTCTACTCCACCCGACGTTCCATCCGCTACTGCGGCAGGGGTCGAGGCCGGGCCCTGAGCTTCCCTCTGCTGCCGGGATTAGAGACGGTGGACAGCTACCTGCTCCCGCCTGCACCGAAGAAGAAAACACGAACACTCTACAGTACTG ATCAGTTAGAGCATTTAGAGGCCTTGTTCCAGGAGGACCACTATCCTGACGCAGAGAAGAGGAAAGTCATCGCTGCTTCAGTTGGTGTCACACCTCAAAGAATTATG GTCTGGTTTCAGAACCGCAGGGCTAAGTGGAGGAAGGTGGAGCGCTCCATCACAGCAAAGGTTGAACACAGACCGGGTAGAGCTgaatgcagcagcagctcccCACATCACCAACTCAATTGTACACTGGCAACCAACAG taaGGGACCTCCCGCTTTTACTGGGCACTTTGCCACCCAGATGCCCCAGCTAACCCCTGTGGCACCTTCCTACCCGACCCTTTCCAACCAGACTCCGCCCTCGTACGACAACCTGCTGGCCAGCCTCAGCAGCCCAGGTCTGAGGATCTCTGATATTTTCCTGaaccttccttccttcctctttcctgAGTCAGGATGCCTTTGTGCGAAACTAGAAGTTTTACCAAGTGGTGAAATTAAACTAGATGAATGTAATCCATGA
- the LOC123976631 gene encoding homeobox protein NOBOX-like, with translation MEITQVYSTRRSIRYCGRGRGRALSFPLLPGLETVDSYLLPPAPKKKTRTLYSTDQLEHLEALFQEDHYPDAEKRKVIAASVGVTPQRIMVWFQNRRAKWRKVERSITAKVEHRPGRAECSSSSPHHQLNCTLATNSKGPPAFTGHFATQMPQLTPVAPSYPTLSNQTPPSYDNLLASLSSPGQSRMKDGDQHQLSSQGGLPEYHPRPMHSPPPLRRASLPLFTTTYNPTNPTPPLLNTLAHTPPLFLDALEGGSSLAHRETQSLQTDTSSLFDFGEKLDYLTSSQQNNALSYQLQTYPTGQPQHQPQASLPRMAYLTPSPYLTPNPPDSNPTSYLTFGPGGNSTGMVTYSTGGPTYFQSQSAGQILLQSAGHHGGITAYQSYPWGSMYTQPTIHQRAQCPPTYPTSMGGARDHQQPSSTTTVPTPSFFTRGDHGPSHANSQCTSHTHTHTSSSSTTVLPPVSSLRPSCLRAESTPTKATSLLPSQVSPASPESPPVPPCVKIEYDSPREIHSHFHCDFSPIHF, from the exons ATGGAGATAACCCAGGTCTACTCCACCCGACGTTCCATCCGCTACTGCGGCAGGGGTCGAGGCCGGGCCCTGAGCTTCCCTCTGCTGCCGGGATTAGAGACGGTGGACAGCTACCTGCTCCCGCCTGCACCGAAGAAGAAAACACGAACACTCTACAGTACTG ATCAGTTAGAGCATTTAGAGGCCTTGTTCCAGGAGGACCACTATCCTGACGCAGAGAAGAGGAAAGTCATCGCTGCTTCAGTTGGTGTCACACCTCAAAGAATTATG GTCTGGTTTCAGAACCGCAGGGCTAAGTGGAGGAAGGTGGAGCGCTCCATCACAGCAAAGGTTGAACACAGACCGGGTAGAGCTgaatgcagcagcagctcccCACATCACCAACTCAATTGTACACTGGCAACCAACAG taaGGGACCTCCCGCTTTTACTGGGCACTTTGCCACCCAGATGCCCCAGCTAACCCCTGTGGCACCTTCCTACCCGACCCTTTCCAACCAGACTCCGCCCTCGTACGACAACCTGCTGGCCAGCCTCAGCAGCCCAG GTCAATCCAGAATGAAAGATGGGGACCAGCACCAGCTTTCATCTCAGGGGGGATTGCCAGAGTACCACCCCCGCCCCATGCATAGCCCTCCCCCCCTGCGGCGAGCCAGTCTCCCCCTTTTCACAACGACCTACAACCCTACCAACCCTACTCCACCTCTCCTTAACACCCTGGCTCACACCCCACCTCTGTTCCTGGATGCTCTGGAGGGTGGCTCCTCCTTGGCCCATCGTGAGACCCAGTCTCTGCAGACTGATACCAG TTCTCTGTTTGACTTTGGGGAGAAGCTTGACTATCTGACCTCAAGCCAGCAGAACAACGCTCTCTCCTACCAGCTCCAGACCTACCCAACCGGCCAGCCGCAGCACCAGCCTCAAGCATCTCTGCCCCGCATGGCCTACCTCACCCCCTCCCCCTACCTCACCCCTAACCCTCCAGATTCCAACCCTACTTCCTACCTGACCTTTGGCCCTGGAGGAAACTCCACTGGGATGGTGACCTACTCTACTGGAGGCCCCACCTACTTCCAGTCCCAGAGTGCAGGACAGATCCTGCTGCAGTCGGCCGGTCATCATG GTGGGATCACAGCATACCAGTCGTACCCATGGGGTAGCATGTACACTCAACCAACCATCCACCAGCGTGCTCAGTGCCCTCCAACTTACCCCACCAGCATGGGAGGTGCTCGAGATCACCAGCAGCCCTCCTCTACCACCACCGTGCCTACCCCTTCATTCTTCACCCGGGGGGACCACGGGCCCTCACATGCAAACTCCCAGTGCACGtcacacacccatacacacaccagcagcagcagcaccactgTCCTTCCTCCTGTTTCTTCTCTGCGTCCCTCTTGCCTCAGAGCGGAGAGTACTCCAACCAAGGCTACGTCTCTGCTGCCTTCTCAAGTCAGCCCTGCTTCTCCAGAAAGCCCTCCAGTGCCCCCTTGTGTTAAGATAGAGTATGACAGCCCTCGAGAGATTCACAGCCACTTCCACTGCGACTTCTCCCCCATACATTTTTGA